The Psychrobacter sp. LV10R520-6 genome includes a region encoding these proteins:
- a CDS encoding DUF2057 family protein, with translation MKLTASWLKKLSISTLLLGAGSVSMLSHAAVTVLVDDNIKVTAINGQEIKQSVFQPSTKTFTLQPGQHVITAKYDRLYNLPRDEHDYLRSGNISVAADMTDNQTYRLTMPGQPEDYAAAKEYADRPTLAVQQNNTIVASQQSMAGSDGGIFSGLGKALGGVFGGSGNAELQNQRAIAALGQPATTAQSNVNTGMAAPTNYTVKQTANIGQSVSTLDQFMQLWLNATPAEREKIRQWTQK, from the coding sequence ATGAAACTTACCGCCTCTTGGCTAAAAAAACTGTCCATTAGTACGTTGTTACTGGGTGCCGGCTCAGTATCTATGCTGTCACATGCAGCAGTTACCGTGCTGGTTGATGACAATATTAAAGTGACTGCTATCAATGGGCAAGAAATCAAACAAAGTGTCTTCCAGCCGTCAACTAAAACATTTACTTTGCAACCTGGTCAGCATGTGATCACTGCTAAATATGATCGCTTATATAACTTACCCCGTGATGAGCACGATTATCTGCGTTCAGGCAATATTAGTGTTGCAGCCGACATGACGGATAACCAAACCTACCGTCTAACCATGCCGGGTCAGCCAGAAGACTATGCAGCGGCCAAAGAGTATGCTGATCGTCCAACTCTAGCGGTACAACAAAACAATACGATCGTTGCCAGTCAGCAAAGCATGGCCGGTAGTGACGGTGGAATCTTTTCAGGACTCGGTAAGGCATTGGGCGGTGTATTCGGTGGCAGCGGTAATGCTGAACTACAAAACCAGCGCGCTATTGCCGCATTAGGGCAACCGGCGACTACTGCCCAAAGTAATGTAAACACAGGTATGGCGGCTCCTACAAATTATACTGTCAAGCAAACGGCAAACATAGGCCAGTCGGTTAGTACGCTAGATCAGTTTATGCAGTTGTGGCTCAATGCGACGCCAGCTGAGCGTGAAAAAATTCGCCAATGGACTCAAAAGTAA
- the purM gene encoding phosphoribosylformylglycinamidine cyclo-ligase → MSDKPSLSYKDAGVDIDAGDALVQRIKSVAKATTRPEVVGGLGGFGALCRIPTGYTSPLLVSGTDGVGTKLRLALQLNRHDTIGIDLVAMCVNDLLVCGAEPLFFLDYYATGKLDIDTAATVVTGIGDGCKLANCALIGGETAEMPGMYHDDDYDLAGFCVGVVEEAEVITGEHVAEGDALIALASSGAHSNGYSLVRKVIEVSGIDVTTSNEQLDGKSIQDALMAPTRIYVKAIKSLQDTLGNSALHAMSHITGGGLTDNLPRVLPDNLAASIDTNSWQFSELFTWLQTQGNIDQREMYRTFNCGVGFVIVVPQDKAETAIETLNDAGEHAWQIGEMISRAADAVVYR, encoded by the coding sequence ATGAGTGACAAACCTTCTTTAAGCTACAAAGATGCCGGTGTTGATATTGATGCTGGCGACGCGTTAGTTCAGCGTATTAAGTCAGTGGCAAAAGCCACTACTCGTCCTGAAGTCGTGGGCGGGCTTGGCGGATTTGGTGCCCTGTGCCGCATTCCGACTGGCTACACGTCACCTTTGTTAGTTTCTGGTACTGATGGTGTGGGTACTAAGCTTAGATTGGCCTTGCAGCTCAATCGTCATGACACTATCGGAATTGATTTGGTGGCGATGTGCGTCAATGATTTATTAGTGTGCGGTGCTGAGCCTTTATTCTTTTTAGATTATTATGCGACCGGTAAGTTGGATATTGATACTGCTGCTACCGTAGTGACTGGTATTGGTGACGGCTGTAAGCTGGCTAATTGTGCGCTTATCGGTGGTGAAACGGCTGAAATGCCAGGTATGTACCATGATGACGATTACGACTTGGCTGGGTTTTGTGTGGGCGTGGTTGAAGAAGCCGAAGTCATCACTGGTGAGCATGTCGCAGAAGGCGATGCACTGATTGCGCTAGCTTCAAGTGGCGCGCATTCAAACGGTTATTCACTAGTACGCAAGGTCATTGAAGTCAGCGGTATCGATGTGACGACTAGCAACGAGCAACTGGATGGCAAGTCGATCCAAGACGCGCTAATGGCCCCTACCCGTATCTATGTCAAAGCCATTAAATCCCTACAAGATACCCTTGGAAATTCAGCACTGCATGCTATGTCACATATTACCGGTGGCGGCTTAACGGACAACCTTCCCCGCGTGTTACCGGATAACTTAGCGGCTAGTATCGATACCAACAGCTGGCAATTTTCAGAGCTATTTACCTGGTTACAGACTCAAGGAAATATTGACCAACGTGAGATGTACCGTACCTTTAACTGCGGTGTTGGCTTCGTGATTGTCGTACCGCAAGATAAAGCTGAAACGGCTATTGAAACCTTAAATGACGCCGGTGAACACGCTTGGCAAATCGGTGAAATGATCAGCCGTGCAGCGGATGCAGTGGTGTACCGTTAA
- a CDS encoding YcxB family protein: MALYPYTLQPVALNLTEAEFHQAQYELFSSASPSFGLSSIKTKEWIIMAVVVILAIAGLVFVTGYSTIIFWVMLVSAAIYLLVRTLGFKWYVKREFEKQVADQEMPDEMRQMKLGVQKHGLVMAMPNNQPDSMKNSQMRGMQMRAGSTQQAIIPWTAIKSWDETDDYIFMMFEMKGQQGSQIVPKRLKAQKFPIDTVRQHLEEVIPIKGLQTENLQPPA, from the coding sequence ATGGCCCTGTACCCCTACACGCTACAACCTGTCGCCTTAAACCTGACCGAGGCTGAATTTCACCAAGCGCAATATGAGCTATTTTCCAGTGCCAGCCCCTCTTTTGGTCTGTCAAGTATCAAAACCAAAGAATGGATCATCATGGCGGTAGTAGTGATACTGGCGATTGCAGGACTGGTGTTTGTAACGGGCTACTCAACGATTATTTTTTGGGTGATGCTAGTTTCTGCGGCGATTTATCTACTCGTTCGTACCCTTGGCTTTAAATGGTATGTCAAAAGAGAGTTTGAAAAACAAGTGGCTGACCAAGAAATGCCGGATGAAATGCGCCAGATGAAGCTGGGTGTCCAAAAGCATGGATTGGTCATGGCAATGCCAAACAATCAACCTGACTCGATGAAAAACTCACAAATGCGCGGCATGCAAATGCGTGCAGGCTCAACGCAGCAAGCGATTATTCCATGGACTGCGATCAAAAGCTGGGATGAGACTGACGACTATATCTTCATGATGTTTGAGATGAAAGGCCAACAAGGCAGTCAAATCGTGCCCAAACGCTTAAAAGCCCAAAAGTTCCCTATTGATACGGTACGCCAACATTTAGAAGAAGTAATTCCAATAAAGGGCTTACAAACTGAAAACTTACAGCCACCCGCTTAA
- a CDS encoding Dps family protein, whose product MSNTTNNDSTNQIGLERADMSQVIAKLNSLLSSYHTFYINVRGYHWNVKGEHFFTLHPKFEELYTALQLQIDEIAERILTLGGTPLHAYSDFAQHTGIAEDKNVKDGTTCVKGVVTGLQALIEEQRKISALAADSDDQGSADLVDAYVQEQEKLVWMYNAFLG is encoded by the coding sequence ATGAGTAACACAACGAATAATGACAGCACCAATCAAATCGGTTTAGAAAGAGCAGATATGAGCCAAGTAATCGCTAAGCTTAACAGTCTTTTGTCCAGCTATCACACCTTCTACATCAACGTACGCGGCTATCACTGGAACGTAAAAGGTGAGCACTTCTTCACCTTACACCCTAAGTTTGAAGAGCTGTACACCGCACTACAATTACAAATTGACGAAATCGCGGAACGTATCTTGACTCTAGGTGGCACGCCACTCCATGCTTACAGTGATTTTGCTCAGCATACTGGTATCGCTGAAGACAAGAACGTTAAAGATGGCACGACTTGTGTGAAAGGCGTAGTAACAGGTCTACAAGCCCTTATCGAAGAGCAGCGTAAAATATCAGCGCTAGCAGCAGATAGTGATGACCAAGGATCAGCGGATCTGGTCGATGCTTATGTGCAAGAGCAAGAAAAACTGGTTTGGATGTATAACGCCTTTTTAGGTTAA
- a CDS encoding NAD-dependent succinate-semialdehyde dehydrogenase, whose protein sequence is MADITTINPTTGKDIKDYDYMSTDEVNKIVDASHQAFLEWRQVSHEERAKVINSIGDSLMKHKEELAKLMTEERGKTYEDSLGEVDLCKGICDYTASNGVAALAKDERDIEGIKKGLISYEPIGIIYGIQPWNFPSYQVFRYTIANLMAGNSILLKHASNVTGSALLIEKIFHESDLSNDLFQVLIIGHDQSEKVIEHDKVRGVTLTGSDVAGRVVAQQAAKALKKTVMELGSNDAFIVLEDADLDLAAATCAHARLYNNGETCIAAKRFVVVDSVYDEFRKRLIEKFNTYKMGEPMDDSTDIGPLSSAKQRDKLHQQVEESVNKGATITLGGEVPDRAGSFYPPTILEDITPDQPAYKDELFGPVASLIRAKDQDDALRIANDSRYGLGGGIFSKDEDKAISLAQQYFDTGMIYINGYDLVNPGLPFGGVKNSGYGREHGGFGIKEFVNIKAVHVVGKKPA, encoded by the coding sequence ATGGCAGATATTACTACTATCAACCCAACCACGGGTAAAGACATCAAAGATTACGATTATATGAGTACTGACGAGGTCAACAAGATCGTTGATGCTTCTCATCAGGCTTTTTTAGAATGGCGCCAGGTTAGCCATGAAGAGCGTGCAAAAGTCATTAACTCTATTGGTGATTCTTTGATGAAGCATAAAGAAGAACTAGCAAAACTAATGACTGAAGAGCGCGGCAAAACTTACGAAGACAGCTTAGGTGAAGTTGATTTATGTAAAGGAATTTGTGATTATACTGCTAGTAATGGTGTAGCCGCGCTAGCCAAAGACGAGCGCGATATTGAAGGTATAAAGAAAGGTTTAATCAGTTATGAGCCTATTGGTATCATTTATGGTATCCAACCATGGAACTTTCCATCTTATCAAGTGTTTCGCTACACTATTGCCAACCTAATGGCAGGTAATAGTATCCTGTTAAAACATGCCTCAAACGTTACGGGTTCTGCGTTGTTGATCGAAAAAATATTCCATGAGTCTGATTTATCTAATGATTTGTTCCAAGTTCTTATTATAGGTCATGATCAATCAGAAAAAGTTATTGAACATGATAAAGTACGCGGTGTTACGCTGACAGGAAGTGATGTAGCCGGTAGAGTAGTTGCCCAGCAAGCGGCTAAAGCGCTTAAGAAAACAGTTATGGAGCTTGGGTCTAACGATGCATTTATCGTACTAGAAGATGCCGACTTAGATTTAGCTGCCGCAACTTGTGCCCATGCTCGCTTATACAACAATGGCGAAACCTGTATTGCTGCCAAACGCTTTGTAGTAGTGGACAGTGTCTATGATGAGTTTCGTAAGCGTCTTATCGAGAAGTTCAACACTTATAAAATGGGCGAGCCAATGGACGATTCAACTGACATAGGTCCGTTATCGAGTGCCAAGCAACGTGATAAGTTACATCAGCAAGTTGAAGAGAGTGTAAATAAAGGGGCAACGATTACTTTAGGTGGCGAAGTACCAGATAGAGCCGGTTCTTTTTATCCGCCAACTATTTTGGAAGATATTACCCCAGACCAGCCAGCCTACAAAGACGAGTTGTTTGGTCCAGTAGCTTCTTTAATCCGTGCCAAAGATCAAGATGATGCGCTACGCATTGCTAATGATAGCCGTTATGGATTGGGCGGTGGTATCTTCTCTAAAGATGAAGACAAGGCCATCAGTCTAGCCCAACAGTATTTCGACACTGGTATGATTTATATCAATGGTTATGATCTGGTTAATCCAGGATTGCCATTCGGTGGTGTCAAAAACTCTGGTTACGGCCGTGAGCATGGTGGTTTCGGTATAAAAGAGTTCGTAAATATTAAAGCGGTACATGTGGTTGGCAAAAAACCTGCTTAG
- a CDS encoding LysR family transcriptional regulator encodes MNLQRVDLNLLVHLDVLLREKNVTRAAEQLGITQPAMSNILRRLRKLFNDPLLVRSSEGMTPTERALELQPRIREILADLTQVLEPRTEFRPYSTSRVFRIMTSDYAEATLVPKLVKALRSEAPNVILDFLTPSDVSYRDMEQGRVDLAINRFNEIPQSFHQVLVWRDTFSCLLSADSPYAHRFNLKNYLKAQHVWVSKTGMGVGFGVNPEKSGGLGSIDQALQRLGQKRKISVFTRHYQMPAMLAANKDLIATLPTRVARMQANNDSMMMVDPPFFIPEFELTMAWSPLLQHHPAHRWLRQLIMHVARQVVADEEHQTQEEIPVINHLF; translated from the coding sequence ATGAATTTGCAGCGGGTCGATTTAAATTTATTGGTACATTTAGATGTATTGCTACGAGAAAAAAACGTAACACGGGCCGCTGAACAGTTGGGGATTACCCAGCCAGCGATGAGTAATATTTTGCGTCGTCTACGTAAACTATTTAATGACCCCTTGTTAGTACGCTCATCTGAAGGTATGACCCCCACCGAACGCGCTTTGGAGTTACAGCCGCGTATCCGTGAGATACTCGCCGACTTGACCCAAGTACTTGAACCACGCACCGAGTTTCGACCATATAGCACCTCGCGGGTCTTCCGCATCATGACCTCAGACTATGCCGAGGCAACGTTAGTACCGAAGCTGGTCAAAGCCTTACGTTCGGAGGCGCCCAATGTTATCTTGGACTTCTTAACCCCATCGGATGTCTCTTACCGTGATATGGAGCAGGGTCGGGTAGATTTGGCCATTAATCGCTTTAATGAAATACCGCAAAGTTTTCATCAAGTATTGGTTTGGCGCGATACTTTTAGTTGTTTGCTGTCCGCTGACAGTCCTTATGCGCATCGCTTTAACCTAAAAAACTATCTTAAAGCACAGCATGTTTGGGTGTCAAAAACTGGCATGGGGGTGGGCTTTGGGGTCAATCCAGAAAAGTCTGGCGGTCTGGGTTCTATCGATCAAGCCTTACAGCGTTTGGGGCAAAAGCGAAAAATCAGCGTCTTTACCCGTCATTATCAAATGCCTGCTATGTTGGCAGCGAATAAAGATTTAATCGCAACCTTGCCTACGCGGGTGGCACGTATGCAGGCGAATAATGACAGCATGATGATGGTGGACCCGCCGTTTTTTATCCCTGAATTTGAGTTAACGATGGCCTGGTCACCGCTCTTGCAGCATCATCCCGCACATCGTTGGTTACGGCAGTTGATTATGCATGTTGCACGGCAAGTGGTCGCTGACGAAGAGCATCAAACACAAGAAGAGATTCCGGTGATTAATCATTTGTTCTAA
- a CDS encoding isocitrate lyase has protein sequence MSTYTSAIDLVRELKQKHGNWENISETDAARMMVQNRFKTGLEIAKYTAGIMRQDMEDYDNDTSQYTQSLGAWHGFIAQQTMYAKKKYFGTSAKTYIYLSGWMVAALRSEFGPLPDQSMHEKTSVPKLVEEIYTFLRQADAKVLNDYFRELNAAEEAGQDTKEIQAKIENFDSHVVPIIADIDAGFGNEEATYLLAKQIIEAGACALQIENQVSDAKQCGHQAGKVTVPHEDYIAKINALRYAFLELGVEDGIIVARTDSEGASLTQKIPVSNEAGDLASKYIDFIDMEEVTLADAKENDSLLKHDGKLVRPVRLANGLYQFRENTNIDRVVLDCVTALENGADLLWIETPTPDVEHIKMMVDRIKEQQPKAKLVYNNSPSFNWTLNFRKQIIATWEEEGKDISKYNKDDLMSADYDGTDLDTAADEAAKRFQRDASREAGVFHHLITLPTYHTTALSVHELAKGYFGEDGMLAYAAGVQRKEIREGIACVKHQAMAGSDLGDDHKEIFSGDNALKAGGGKNTMNQF, from the coding sequence ATGTCAACTTATACATCAGCAATCGATTTAGTACGTGAACTAAAGCAAAAACATGGCAATTGGGAAAACATCAGTGAGACCGATGCCGCACGTATGATGGTACAAAATCGTTTTAAGACCGGTTTAGAAATTGCGAAATATACTGCAGGTATCATGCGCCAAGACATGGAAGACTATGACAATGATACATCACAGTACACTCAGTCTTTAGGTGCATGGCATGGTTTTATTGCTCAACAAACTATGTATGCTAAGAAAAAATACTTTGGGACCTCTGCAAAAACTTATATCTACTTATCAGGTTGGATGGTTGCAGCCCTACGTTCTGAGTTTGGTCCATTACCTGATCAATCTATGCACGAAAAAACGTCAGTACCAAAACTAGTAGAAGAGATTTATACCTTCTTGCGTCAAGCCGATGCTAAAGTATTGAACGATTACTTCCGCGAGCTAAATGCTGCTGAAGAAGCCGGTCAAGACACCAAAGAGATTCAAGCAAAAATTGAAAACTTCGATTCACATGTGGTGCCAATTATTGCTGATATCGATGCCGGTTTCGGTAACGAAGAAGCGACTTATCTATTGGCCAAACAGATTATCGAAGCCGGTGCTTGTGCCCTACAAATCGAAAACCAAGTATCTGATGCCAAGCAATGTGGTCACCAAGCTGGTAAAGTCACCGTACCACATGAAGACTACATCGCAAAAATCAATGCCCTTCGTTATGCATTCTTAGAGCTTGGCGTTGAAGACGGTATCATCGTTGCCCGTACTGACTCTGAAGGCGCATCATTAACGCAGAAAATCCCAGTATCAAACGAAGCGGGTGATTTGGCCTCTAAATATATCGACTTCATCGATATGGAAGAAGTGACGCTTGCTGATGCCAAAGAAAACGACAGCTTGCTTAAGCATGATGGCAAACTAGTACGCCCTGTACGCTTAGCAAACGGTCTATACCAGTTCCGTGAAAACACTAACATTGACCGTGTCGTGCTTGACTGTGTTACTGCCTTAGAGAACGGTGCTGATTTACTATGGATTGAGACCCCAACGCCAGACGTTGAGCACATCAAAATGATGGTAGATCGCATTAAAGAACAACAGCCAAAAGCGAAACTGGTCTATAACAACAGCCCATCATTTAACTGGACCCTAAACTTCCGTAAGCAAATAATCGCAACATGGGAAGAAGAAGGTAAAGACATCTCGAAATACAATAAAGATGACTTGATGAGTGCTGATTACGACGGTACTGACCTTGATACAGCCGCTGATGAAGCCGCTAAGAGATTCCAGCGTGATGCCTCACGTGAAGCGGGTGTATTCCATCACTTGATCACCTTGCCTACTTATCATACTACCGCGCTTAGCGTGCATGAGCTTGCCAAAGGCTACTTCGGTGAAGACGGTATGCTTGCTTATGCTGCGGGCGTACAACGTAAAGAAATCCGTGAAGGTATCGCTTGTGTTAAGCATCAAGCCATGGCTGGATCTGATCTTGGTGATGACCATAAAGAAATCTTCTCAGGTGACAACGCGCTAAAAGCTGGCGGCGGTAAGAACACCATGAACCAGTTCTAA
- the purN gene encoding phosphoribosylglycinamide formyltransferase: MSVDDLKQPTQQQRTSPLRIAVLVSGNGSNLQVLIDAIQAGALPIEIVGVISNRDDAYAITRAQQANIPVAVLSHTESGKRMGIKTFETHASVQLVAWQPDLIVLAGFMRVLSSAFIDNSTATMINLHPALLPTYKGLDTHQRVIQAGERYHGCSIHVVTAELDAGQVLTQGLLNVNPKDNADSLQTRVQKLEHQLLPWTILLLAKGVLPLNTNKVSAEAKSYLPTLPLKLWLDN; the protein is encoded by the coding sequence ATGTCTGTTGATGACTTAAAGCAACCAACCCAGCAACAGCGGACAAGCCCGTTACGCATTGCAGTGTTAGTGTCCGGCAATGGCAGTAATTTACAAGTCTTAATAGATGCGATACAAGCGGGCGCGCTACCGATTGAGATTGTCGGCGTTATCAGCAATCGTGATGATGCTTACGCTATCACGCGAGCTCAGCAAGCCAATATTCCTGTTGCCGTGTTGTCACATACTGAAAGTGGCAAACGCATGGGGATTAAAACTTTTGAGACCCATGCCAGCGTGCAACTTGTGGCATGGCAACCTGACTTAATCGTACTTGCAGGCTTTATGCGGGTATTGAGCAGCGCATTTATTGATAACAGCACAGCGACTATGATTAATCTGCATCCGGCCTTGTTGCCAACTTATAAAGGCCTAGATACCCATCAGCGCGTTATACAAGCTGGTGAGCGTTATCATGGCTGTAGTATCCATGTGGTTACTGCTGAGCTTGATGCAGGACAAGTTTTGACTCAAGGTCTGCTAAACGTCAATCCAAAAGATAATGCTGATAGCCTACAAACACGCGTGCAAAAGCTTGAGCATCAACTACTACCGTGGACCATTTTATTATTGGCAAAGGGCGTTTTACCTCTCAATACTAATAAAGTATCAGCCGAGGCAAAATCTTATTTGCCAACTTTACCTTTAAAGCTCTGGTTAGATAATTAA
- a CDS encoding AI-2E family transporter: protein MINQPIDPFFRRLFIVVAIVVALVLLYLMMPVIVPFVFAFVLAYLFNPLVKRLSKYVKRWIAIIVVYSTITLGLVLLLWWLLPTLWYQLQSAWEYLPRTLNWYNQVVREWFVNNSRIRLPELEVKGFSETLVGYMQNNYKFEDASTLMSQILASSMNFINSAGLIVLVPILTFYFLFNWDKRLNSWKMAIPAAYCKKVIDIAQECDRALMEFVKGQLLVMVLLGIIYAVQLQIIGLELGLIIGMGAGIASFVPYLGFGLGFIAAVIASLFQFGLDWFHLSLIVGAFLIGQAAEGYVLQPLLLGDKIGLSPLWVIFSVLAGASLLGFVGMLIALPVSAVLNVLFRHLYAYYQTTDFYKGRKQLDLFEKK, encoded by the coding sequence ATGATAAACCAACCGATAGATCCTTTTTTTCGGCGCTTATTTATCGTCGTTGCCATCGTAGTGGCGCTCGTTTTGTTGTATCTGATGATGCCGGTCATTGTACCGTTTGTATTTGCTTTTGTGCTCGCTTATTTATTTAATCCACTGGTAAAACGCTTATCGAAATATGTCAAGCGCTGGATAGCTATTATTGTTGTGTATTCTACCATTACATTGGGGCTGGTGCTTCTACTGTGGTGGTTGTTACCGACGTTGTGGTACCAGTTGCAATCTGCTTGGGAATACTTACCAAGGACGCTCAATTGGTACAACCAAGTCGTACGCGAATGGTTTGTTAATAACAGCCGCATTCGTTTACCAGAATTAGAGGTAAAAGGTTTTTCTGAAACGCTGGTAGGTTATATGCAGAACAATTATAAGTTTGAGGATGCCAGTACCTTGATGAGCCAAATATTGGCCTCCAGTATGAATTTTATTAATAGCGCTGGCCTGATTGTATTGGTACCTATTTTGACCTTTTACTTTTTATTCAACTGGGATAAACGTTTGAATAGCTGGAAGATGGCCATTCCTGCTGCTTACTGCAAAAAAGTCATCGATATCGCGCAAGAATGTGATCGCGCATTGATGGAGTTTGTGAAAGGGCAGCTACTGGTTATGGTGCTACTGGGTATCATTTATGCCGTACAGTTACAGATTATTGGGCTTGAGCTTGGTCTTATTATTGGCATGGGCGCAGGTATCGCCAGCTTTGTACCATATTTAGGTTTTGGTCTTGGTTTCATTGCTGCTGTTATCGCTAGTTTATTTCAGTTCGGTTTGGATTGGTTTCATTTGTCTTTGATTGTCGGCGCATTTTTAATCGGACAAGCCGCTGAGGGCTATGTGCTGCAGCCACTATTGTTAGGTGATAAGATTGGTCTGTCCCCATTATGGGTTATTTTCTCAGTATTGGCAGGCGCTAGCTTGTTAGGCTTTGTTGGCATGCTCATTGCGCTACCCGTATCTGCGGTCCTCAATGTCTTGTTCCGTCATCTGTACGCTTATTATCAAACCACTGACTTTTATAAAGGTCGCAAGCAGTTGGATTTATTTGAAAAAAAATAA
- the hda gene encoding DnaA regulatory inactivator Hda, producing MAEAQLSLNLDIKHDTSLSDFSGPGWMSIIDAVRQLHVGLIGQLYLFGSPATGKSHLLSAICESFIEMDKSAICLSLDELIHTDVNVLSSLENFDVIAIDDLEVLEHSNEWQEALFHLINRSREGQRQLLFAANKPASELPFHLTDLLTRLAQAPTFKVPNGRDLADRQALLQSILRRRGWQFDERIVHHLLHEGPHRIGAMMEVLNYIQPMFSNLGRSNISKAVISDALRTIDEQTLAAELADITQETQVDNDAANQDQHTMPLDF from the coding sequence ATGGCAGAAGCACAGCTAAGTCTCAATCTGGACATCAAACATGACACAAGTCTCAGCGACTTTTCAGGTCCTGGTTGGATGTCAATTATTGATGCAGTGCGGCAGTTACATGTTGGCCTGATTGGTCAGCTGTATCTATTCGGCAGTCCTGCCACCGGCAAATCTCATCTGTTATCCGCTATTTGTGAGTCATTCATTGAGATGGACAAATCAGCAATTTGTTTGTCGCTTGACGAGCTCATACATACCGATGTTAATGTCCTGTCCTCGCTGGAGAACTTCGATGTCATTGCCATTGACGATTTAGAGGTGCTTGAGCACAGCAATGAATGGCAAGAAGCTTTATTTCATCTGATCAACCGTAGCCGAGAAGGGCAACGCCAGTTGTTATTTGCAGCCAATAAGCCTGCTAGTGAACTGCCGTTTCATTTGACAGATTTACTGACCAGACTCGCACAAGCCCCCACCTTCAAAGTTCCTAACGGTCGTGATTTAGCCGATCGTCAAGCGTTGTTACAGTCTATTTTGCGTCGCCGTGGTTGGCAGTTTGATGAGCGTATTGTCCATCATTTGCTCCATGAAGGCCCGCATCGTATCGGCGCGATGATGGAAGTATTGAACTATATTCAGCCGATGTTCTCTAACCTTGGGCGCAGTAATATCTCCAAAGCAGTAATTAGTGATGCGCTACGCACTATTGATGAGCAGACGCTGGCTGCTGAACTTGCTGATATTACTCAAGAAACGCAAGTCGATAACGATGCCGCCAATCAAGATCAGCATACGATGCCCCTAGATTTTTAA